A region from the Alnus glutinosa chromosome 5, dhAlnGlut1.1, whole genome shotgun sequence genome encodes:
- the LOC133868497 gene encoding germin-like protein subfamily 1 member 17: MSMKGVHFVAIVALLSLVSSLVSAYDPSPLQDICVAVDDPKSAVFVNGKFCKDLEQAKAEDFFFRGLQNPGNTDNRVGSNVTAVNVQQIPGLNTLGISLARIDFAPYGENPPHTHPRGTEILVVFEGSLLVGFVTSNTENRLFTKVLNKGDVFVFPIGLIHFQFNMGHTNAVAFAALSSQNPGVITIADAVFGSDPPINPDVLAKAFQLDKKIIEDLQKKFEYKN, encoded by the exons ATGTCGATGAAAGGAGTCCATTTTGTTGCAATTGTTGCTCTCTTGTCTCTGGTATCCTCCCTTGTCTCTGCCTACGATCCCAGCCCTCTTCAGGACATTTGTGTAGCAGTTGATGACCCCAAGTCTGCTg TGTTTGttaatggaaaattctgcaAGGATTTGGAACAAGCCAAGGCCGAAGATTTCTTCTTTCGAGGGCTCCAAAATCCTGGAAATACAGACAATCGAGTTGGGTCGAATGTTACTGCTGTGAATGTGCAACAAATACCAGGCCTCAACACTCTAGGCATATCTTTGGCTCGCATTGACTTTGCACCATATGGCGAAAATCCTCCCCACACTCACCCTCGTGGCACTGAGATTCTGGTAGTCTTTGAAGGTTCTCTGTTAGTCGGATTTGTCACATCCAACACTGAGAACCGTCTTTTCACCAAGGTTTTAAACAAGGGAGATGTCTTTGTGTTCCCAATTGGTCTCATTCACTTCCAGTTCAACATGGGACACACCAATGCTGTAGCCTTTGCTGCTTTGAGTAGCCAAAATCCAGGTGTCATCACAATAGCAGACGCTGTTTTTGGATCTGATCCTCCCATCAATCCTGATGTTCTCGCCAAAGCCTTCCAACTTGACAAGAAAATTATTGAAGATCTTCAGAAAAAGTTTGAATATAAGAATTAG
- the LOC133867576 gene encoding germin-like protein subfamily 1 member 17, with translation MSMKGVHFVAIVALLSLVSSLVSAYDPSPLQDICVAVDDPKSAVFVNGKFCKDLEQAKAEDFFFRGLQNPGNTDNRVGSNVTAVNVQQIPGLNTLGISLARIDFAPYGENPPHTHPRGTEILVVFEGSLLVGFVTSNTENRLFTKVLNKGDVFVFPIGLIHFQFNVGHTNAVAFAALSSQNPGVITIADAVFGSDPPINPDVLAKAFQLDKKIIEDLQKKFEYKN, from the exons ATGTCGATGAAAGGAGTCCATTTTGTTGCAATTGTTGCTCTCTTGTCTCTGGTATCCTCCCTTGTCTCTGCCTACGATCCCAGCCCTCTTCAGGACATTTGTGTAGCAGTTGATGACCCCAAGTCTGCTg TGTTTGttaatggaaaattctgcaAGGATTTGGAACAAGCCAAGGCCGAAGATTTCTTCTTTCGAGGGCTCCAAAATCCTGGAAATACAGACAATCGAGTTGGGTCGAATGTTACTGCTGTGAATGTGCAACAAATACCAGGCCTCAACACTCTAGGCATATCTTTGGCTCGCATTGACTTTGCACCATATGGCGAAAATCCTCCCCACACTCACCCTCGTGGCACTGAGATTCTGGTAGTCTTTGAAGGTTCTCTGTTAGTCGGATTTGTCACATCCAACACTGAGAACCGTCTTTTCACCAAGGTTTTAAACAAGGGAGATGTCTTTGTGTTCCCAATTGGTCTCATTCACTTCCAGTTCAACGTGGGACACACCAATGCTGTAGCCTTTGCTGCTTTGAGTAGCCAAAATCCAGGTGTCATCACAATAGCAGACGCTGTTTTTGGATCTGATCCTCCCATCAATCCTGATGTTCTCGCCAAAGCCTTCCAACTTGACAAGAAAATTATTGAAGATCTTCAGAAAAAGTTTGAATATAAGAATTAG
- the LOC133868580 gene encoding germin-like protein subfamily 1 member 17: MSMKGVHFVAIVALLSLVSSLVSAYDPSPLQDICVAVDDPKSAVFVNGKFCKDLEQAKAEDFFFRGLQNPGNTDNRVESNVTAVNVQQIPGLNTLGISLARIDFAPYGENPPHTHPRGTEILVVFEGSLLVGFVTSNTENRLFTKVLNKGDVFVFPIGLIHFQFNVGHTNAVAFAALSSQNPGVITIADAVFRSDPPINPDVLAKAFQLDKKIIEDLQKKFEYKN; this comes from the exons ATGTCGATGAAAGGAGTCCATTTTGTTGCAATTGTTGCTCTCTTGTCTCTGGTATCCTCCCTTGTCTCTGCCTACGATCCCAGCCCTCTTCAGGACATTTGTGTAGCAGTTGATGACCCCAAGTCTGCTg TGTTTGttaatggaaaattctgcaAGGATTTGGAACAAGCCAAGGCCGAAGATTTCTTCTTTCGAGGGCTCCAAAATCCTGGAAATACAGACAATCGAGTTGAGTCGAATGTTACTGCTGTGAATGTGCAACAAATACCAGGCCTCAACACTCTAGGCATATCTTTGGCTCGCATTGACTTTGCACCATATGGCGAAAATCCTCCCCACACTCACCCTCGTGGCACTGAGATTCTGGTAGTCTTTGAAGGTTCTCTGTTAGTCGGATTTGTCACATCCAACACTGAGAACCGTCTTTTCACCAAGGTTTTAAACAAGGGAGATGTCTTTGTGTTCCCAATTGGTCTCATTCACTTCCAGTTCAACGTGGGACACACCAATGCTGTAGCCTTTGCTGCTTTGAGTAGCCAAAATCCAGGTGTCATCACAATAGCAGACGCTGTTTTTAGATCTGATCCTCCCATCAATCCTGATGTTCTCGCCAAGGCCTTCCAACTTGACAAGAAAATTATTGAAGATCTTCAGAAAAAGTTTGAATATAAGAATTAG
- the LOC133867802 gene encoding uncharacterized protein LOC133867802 — MRVPADSTDGSTMVVPRTRFPVEPKSLDLQPATRTQEPVRPDLSVVLSGESSDEPEPISGLASDSVRIGDFNGFSNVESESWVQCSQDDVSLAAGIPVVVYGVVEVY, encoded by the exons ATGCGAGTTCCGGCCGACTCTACCGATGGGTCGACTATGGTGGTGCCTAGGACTCGATTTCCGGTGGAACCCAAGAGCTTGGACCTGCAACCCGCGACCCGAACCCAAGAACCCGTGAGACCCGATCTTTCGGTGGTGTTGTCCGGCGAGTCCTCCGACGAACCAGAGCCGATTTCCGGCCTTGCTTCG gatagtgtccgaattggagacttcaatgggttctccaatgtagagtctgAGTCGTgggtccaatgcagccaag atgatgtttctttggctgcaggtattccAGTCGTAGTATATGGTGTTGTAGAAGTATACTga